Part of the Nitrososphaerota archaeon genome, TAAGCCCTTACACTCAAGATGTTAACGAGCTGGTTTGTAGAGCTTATCGTGAACTGGGCTTAAACTATAGGGAGTTAAGTGTGGGGCTTGAGGTTGAGTAGTCTCCCCTTGGATCTAGTTATATTCGATCTCGACGGCACTTTGGTAGAGTTTAGGTACCGCTTTGCTGAGGCGAAGCAGAGTGTACTATGTCTTCTAGCATCGCTTGGAATATCCCTACCACTTGATGTTGCACAGAAACCTACCCAAGACATATTTGACGAAATCGCCGTTCAAGTTAAGAAGAGCGGTTCACTCAATCTGAATCTCGATCACGTTATGGCACAAGTTAACGAAGTGATCGACCTCTATGAAATGGAGGCTGCGACCTCTACAACACTATTTGAAGACACCAAGCATGTGTTAGAGGTGCTTAAAAATGATGGTCTCAAGACCGCTCTGGTTACAAATAACGGTAGGAAGGCTACTGACTTTATGCTAAACAGATTCGACATAAAGAGATTCTTTGACATCATCCTAACAAGAAACGATGGGTTAAGATTGAAGCCGTATCCTGATGGCATACTGTGGGTCTTGAATAAAGTAAATGCATCTCCGACTAGGACGCTCTTTGTTGGAGACAGCTCAATTGACATAAAGGCTGGTAGAGCTGCTGGTGTTTTCGTCGCAGCCCTAAAGAGCACCTTCATTAAATCACTAAGCGACTTTGAAATCAAACCGGATTACCTTCTAGATCGCCTCTCAGATATACTCTTCCTAATTAGAAGGCTGTAAGCGTGGCTTTCATCAAGTTTATAGGTAGGGCTTAAGAAGCCTCTTTGTGTTGAAGGAGAAGAGGGAGCTGGTCAAGAGAATCAGCATATCCCTACCGCCAGCGCTGCTGGTGCTCTTCGACAAGATCTCAGCATCGATAGGCTACACCGAACGCTCAAGGGCTATACAAGCGGCGATGAGGAACTTTATAAGCGAATTCCAGTGGAGTGCAGCGCCTGAATCAAGCGGCTCAGCTGTGATCCTAATGATCTATAATCACGAAGTTGGGGGGCTTGATGAGAAGATAACCGACATCCAACATAGCTTCCGTAGCATCGTATCCTCAACACTACACATCCATCTGGATGAGACTAGGTGTTTAGCGATCATAGTTGCTAGAGGATCCAGCGTTGAAATAAAGAAGATAAGCGAAAAGCTCGCCTCACTTAGAGGTATCCTGCAG contains:
- a CDS encoding HAD family hydrolase: MDLVIFDLDGTLVEFRYRFAEAKQSVLCLLASLGISLPLDVAQKPTQDIFDEIAVQVKKSGSLNLNLDHVMAQVNEVIDLYEMEAATSTTLFEDTKHVLEVLKNDGLKTALVTNNGRKATDFMLNRFDIKRFFDIILTRNDGLRLKPYPDGILWVLNKVNASPTRTLFVGDSSIDIKAGRAAGVFVAALKSTFIKSLSDFEIKPDYLLDRLSDILFLIRRL
- the nikR gene encoding nickel-responsive transcriptional regulator NikR, producing MKEKRELVKRISISLPPALLVLFDKISASIGYTERSRAIQAAMRNFISEFQWSAAPESSGSAVILMIYNHEVGGLDEKITDIQHSFRSIVSSTLHIHLDETRCLAIIVARGSSVEIKKISEKLASLRGILQLKVDYFEHSV